A genomic window from Punica granatum isolate Tunisia-2019 chromosome 2, ASM765513v2, whole genome shotgun sequence includes:
- the LOC116197714 gene encoding cytochrome P450 CYP82D47-like, producing MAIFPTLTNSALCGILLTIIIVIYIHTSRKITRRRNQIRYNGGGKKLPEPSGSWPLLGHLPLLGSDALLHRVFGAMADCCGPAFSIRLGAHRTLVISSWELVKECFTTNDRVFATRPRSLAVKLMGYDHAMLGFAPYGTYWRDMRKLVVVELLSNHRLELLRPVQEMEINLFLRDLYELWVKNGHCPVQVEMKERIGDLTMSIGVRTIAGKRYRSTEASDEELRRGQKALADFFQLVGQFMYSDSIPSLGWLDVINGSTSKMKKTAKELDWVLGNWVNEHRHRCKRDAAKIDKAGRDFMDVLLSSLDETILPAHEIDTTIKATCLSLISGANDTTVVTLIWAISLLLNNRVALKKVQDELELHVGRSRQVDESDIPNLVYLNAVVKETLRLYPAAPLSAPREAMEDCTIGGFHVPAGTCLLVNMWKMHRDPRIWSDPSEFRPERFMTTHESLDVKGRDFEYIPFGSGRRMCPGVSFALQVLHLALARLLHGFELGTLLDLKVDMTESPGLSMPKATPLDVVLAPRLPSTCY from the exons ATGGCTATCTTTCCCACTTTAACGAATAGTGCTCTTTGTGGCATTCTTCTGaccatcatcatcgtcatctATATCCATACCTCCAGGAAAATTACCAGACGACGGAACCAAATCAGATACAATGGCGGCGGAAAGAAACTCCCGGAACCATCAGGGTCATGGCCTTTGCTGGGTCACCTCCCTCTACTTGGATCAGATGCCCTCCTCCACCGGGTGTTCGGAGCCATGGCGGATTGCTGTGGTCCGGCCTTCTCAATCCGACTCGGGGCACACCGGACCTTGGTGATTAGTTCCTGGGAATTGGTCAAGGAGTGTTTCACCACAAACGACAGGGTCTTTGCGACGCGTCCCCGATCCTTGGCTGTCAAATTAATGGGCTATGACCACGCCATGTTGGGGTTCGCTCCTTATGGCACTTACTGGAGGGACATGAGGAAGCTCGTGGTAGTCGAGCTCCTATCGAACCACCGGCTTGAGCTGCTCCGCCCCGTCCAGGAGATGGAGATTAATCTCTTCCTCAGGGACTTGTACGAGCTGTGGGTGAAGAACGGGCATTGCCCAGTCCAGGTGGAGATGAAGGAGAGGATCGGGGACCTGACAATGAGCATCGGAGTACGGACCATTGCGGGTAAAAGGTACCGGAGCACCGAAGCCAGTGATGAGGAGTTGCGACGTGGCCAAAAGGCCCTGGCCGACTTCTTTCAGCTGGTGGGGCAGTTCATGTACTCTGATTCCATTCCGTctcttggatggttggatgTGATAAACGGTTCAACCA GTAAGATGAAGAAGACGGCAAAGGAGCTAGACTGGGTGCTTGGGAACTGGGTCAACGAACATCGGCATCGATGCAAGAGGGACGCAGCCAAGATCGACAAGGCTGGACGAGACTTCATGGATGTCCTGCTCTCTTCCTTGGATGAAACTATACTGCCCGCCCATGAGATTGACACTACCATCAAGGCCACATGCTTG AGTCTAATATCAGGGGCCAACGACACCACAGTTGTGACTCTCATATGGGCAATCTCCCTGCTCCTGAACAACCGTGTGGCCTTAAAGAAGGTCCAAGATGAGCTCGAACTCCATGTTGGACGGAGCCGCCAAGTGGACGAATCAGACATCCCGAATCTAGTCTACCTGAATGCCGTTGTCAAGGAGACGCTCCGTCTCTACCCAGCGGCCCCACTCTCAGCACCACGAGAAGCCATGGAAGATTGCACAATTGGTGGGTTCCATGTTCCGGCAGGCACCTGCCTCCTTGTTAACATGTGGAAGATGCACCGTGACCCAAGAATCTGGTCAGATCCATCTGAGTTTCGGCCTGAGAG GTTCATGACAACCCATGAGAGCTTGGATGTCAAAGGCCGGGATTTCGAATATATACCGTTTGGTTCCGGAAGGAGGATGTGCCCGGGAGTGTCATTTGCATTGCAAGTTTTGCACCTGGCGCTTGCTAGACTGCTTCACGGGTTTGAGCTGGGAACATTATTGGATTTGAAGGTAGACATGACAGAGAGCCCGGGGCTATCCATGCCAAAAGCAACGCCATTGGACGTAGTTCTCGCACCAAGGCTGCCCTCGACATGCTACTAG